From Methanobacterium bryantii, a single genomic window includes:
- a CDS encoding dihydromethanopterin reductase (acceptor) codes for MKIAFGITGAGHLLSDSVELVEQLMTKHDVTVLLSAAGEEVLKMYGLYERIETITGGYYNELIQEKDQRFSYPITGRFSLGKYDLLIVSPATSNTIGKIVGGIADSLVTNAVAQSGKGGVRTCIIPVDLESGDVETVLPSKLELNLCQKCEPCAAAAACPGNAITPGVEIDLLKCEGCGTCATACPFSAISAGKIITIHMREIDIENTKKLYDFEGIEVLGHPSDLKKIF; via the coding sequence ATGAAAATAGCCTTTGGAATTACAGGAGCAGGTCACTTACTTTCAGACAGTGTTGAATTAGTGGAGCAGTTAATGACAAAACATGATGTAACTGTTTTGCTTTCAGCCGCTGGAGAAGAAGTTCTCAAAATGTATGGGCTTTATGAGAGAATAGAAACAATAACCGGCGGATACTACAATGAATTAATCCAAGAAAAAGACCAGCGATTCAGTTATCCTATAACAGGGCGGTTTTCACTGGGAAAATATGATCTTCTCATTGTGTCACCAGCTACATCAAATACTATCGGGAAAATCGTGGGCGGTATTGCAGATTCACTGGTCACCAACGCGGTTGCTCAATCGGGGAAAGGTGGTGTTAGAACATGTATAATCCCTGTAGATCTTGAATCAGGTGATGTTGAAACCGTACTACCATCTAAACTTGAGTTAAATCTTTGTCAAAAATGTGAACCGTGCGCAGCTGCAGCAGCTTGTCCAGGCAATGCAATAACTCCAGGGGTTGAAATAGATCTTCTTAAATGTGAAGGCTGCGGTACGTGCGCAACAGCATGCCCATTTTCAGCGATTTCTGCCGGGAAAATAATCACCATCCACATGAGGGAAATTGATATTGAAAACACCAAAAAACTCTATGACTTTGAAGGCATTGAAGTTTTAGGGCATCCTTCAGATTTAAAAAAGATTTTTTAA
- the glyA gene encoding serine hydroxymethyltransferase: MYENQKYALKIKEVTKEHHKWMENSINLIASENITSVDVREALASDLSHRYAEGLPGERLYEGCEYIDEIENLTIDLSKKLFNAEHANVQPNSGVVANLASFFALTNYNDLLMALNVPVGGHISHAEVSAAGIRGLRIKSHPFNSETMNIDADAMKKEIKKNKPKMVLLGGSLFLFPHPVEDAREAADEVGAKVMYDGAHVLGLIAGGQFQDPLKEGADILAGSTHKTFPGPQGGIILCKEDIKNKIDTAVFPGVVSNHHLHHVAALGISLAEMLEFGEDYAKQIIKNAKALAQSLYELGFDVLCEDLGFTESHQVAMDVKKIGSAAKMAKDMETNNIILNKNLLPWDDRKRTDDPSGIRVGTQEITRRGLKEAQMEEVAEFIKKVAMEGKDVKAEVTEFMNQYNTVHYCFREDLAYKYIDF, encoded by the coding sequence AGTTACTAAAGAACATCACAAATGGATGGAAAATAGTATAAACTTAATTGCAAGTGAAAATATAACCAGTGTCGATGTAAGGGAAGCCCTGGCGTCGGATCTATCCCACAGATATGCAGAAGGTTTGCCTGGTGAAAGGCTCTATGAAGGCTGCGAATACATAGACGAGATTGAAAATCTAACAATTGACCTATCTAAAAAACTGTTTAACGCTGAACATGCCAATGTACAGCCAAATTCAGGGGTTGTTGCAAACTTAGCCTCATTTTTTGCCCTTACAAATTACAATGACCTCCTCATGGCTTTAAATGTACCTGTAGGCGGCCACATAAGCCATGCAGAAGTTAGTGCTGCAGGAATAAGGGGTTTAAGGATCAAATCACACCCTTTTAACAGCGAAACAATGAACATCGATGCAGATGCAATGAAAAAAGAAATTAAAAAAAATAAACCAAAAATGGTTCTTCTTGGCGGTAGTTTATTCTTATTCCCTCACCCTGTAGAAGATGCACGTGAAGCTGCAGATGAAGTAGGCGCCAAAGTTATGTACGACGGAGCCCATGTACTTGGTCTTATAGCTGGTGGCCAATTCCAGGACCCTCTTAAAGAAGGAGCTGATATCCTTGCAGGAAGTACCCACAAGACCTTCCCAGGTCCTCAAGGTGGTATAATTCTCTGTAAAGAAGATATAAAAAATAAAATAGATACAGCTGTATTTCCCGGAGTTGTAAGTAACCATCACCTTCACCATGTAGCCGCATTAGGCATAAGTTTAGCAGAGATGCTTGAATTCGGTGAAGATTACGCAAAACAGATAATTAAAAACGCTAAAGCTCTTGCACAAAGCCTTTATGAACTTGGTTTTGATGTCCTCTGTGAAGACCTAGGATTTACAGAATCTCACCAGGTCGCTATGGATGTTAAAAAAATAGGCAGTGCAGCCAAAATGGCAAAAGACATGGAAACTAACAATATCATTCTCAACAAAAACTTACTCCCATGGGACGACCGTAAACGGACCGATGATCCATCAGGTATAAGGGTTGGTACACAGGAAATAACCCGCCGTGGATTAAAAGAAGCTCAAATGGAAGAAGTTGCAGAGTTCATCAAAAAAGTAGCCATGGAAGGTAAAGACGTTAAAGCTGAAGTTACAGAATTCATGAACCAGTATAACACTGTACATTACTGTTTCAGAGAAGATTTAGCTTACAAATACATTGATTTCTAA